From Erigeron canadensis isolate Cc75 chromosome 8, C_canadensis_v1, whole genome shotgun sequence, one genomic window encodes:
- the LOC122609773 gene encoding WAT1-related protein At5g40240-like has protein sequence MAIHSKTWSWIDEVLPFVTMLIVIILDVVALTIVKAAMNAGMKSIVYIVYHNALGTLILLPFFIVHIFRDVERPPLSFRILFRFFILGLLGICLLQVLVYAGIYYSSPTLASAITNLVPANIFLLAVIVRMEKVDIRSSSGLAKLFGTIIAISGAMVCTFYQGPIIFQTIPSRDPSNQLVLSQPSSWVYGGLILFVGVIVASVWNVIQTATARVFPDQQTVVFFFSLFGTIQCIALSPFLERTPSAWVLYNRIEATSVVFGAVFSNAIRFNVVTWCLKKRGPVFVSMFSPIQILVAVIMGVTFLGDSLHLGSAIGAVIVATGFYSVMWGQAKEKNKANKDLDVTDEHGSSNQNSPLLSSVN, from the exons ATGGCAATACATAGTAAGACATGGTCATGGATAGATGAGGTTCTGCCCTTTGTTACTATGCTGATTGTGATCATCTTAGATGTGGTCGCGTTGACCATTGTCAAAGCCGCAATGAATGCTGGCATGAAGAGTATTGTCTACATTGTGTACCATAATGCGCTTGGAACATTGATTCTTCTTCCATTTTTCATTGTTCATATCTTCAG AGATGTTGAACGTCCTCCACTCAGTTTTCGTATTCTATTCAGATTCTTCATCCTTGGTCTTTTGGG GATTTGTCTTCTGCAGGTACTGGTGTATGCAGGTATTTATTACAGCTCTCCAACCTTGGCCAGTGCCATCACGAATTTGGTTCCCGCAAACATATTTTTGCTTGCTGTCATTGTTAG GATGGAGAAAGTAGACATAAGAAGTTCAAGTGGTCTAGCAAAATTATTTGGTACCATAATTGCAATATCAGGAGCGATGGTGTGCACATTCTATCAAGGCCCGATAATTTTTCAAACGATCCCCTCACGTGATCCATCTAATCAGCTCGTTTTGTCACAACCATCGAGTTGGGTATATGGCGGCTTGATTCTTTTTGTTGGTGTAATCGTCGCTTCTGTATGGAATGTTATACAA ACAGCAACAGCAAGAGTTTTTCCAGATCAACAAACTGTTGTCTTTTTCTTCAGCCTCTTTGGGACGATTCAATGTATAGCTCTATCTCCGTTCCTAGAAAGAACTCCAAGTGCTTGGGTACTATACAATAGAATTGAGGCAACTTCTGTTGTTTTTGGA GCAGTATTTTCTAATGCAATTCGGTTTAATGTTGTGACATGGTGCTTGAAGAAAAGAGGTCCGGTTTTTGTGTCCATGTTCTCGCCTATTCAAATACTTGTTGCAGTCATCATGGGTGTCACATTTCTTGGCGATTCACTTCATTTAGGAAG CGCCATTGGAGCAGTGATAGTTGCTACTGGATTTTATTCCGTGATGTGGGGGCAAGCGAAAGAGAAGAACAAAGCGAACAAGGATTTGGATGTTACAGATGAACATGGATCATCTAACCAAAACAGTCCTCTCCTTTCATCAGTTAATTAG
- the LOC122609827 gene encoding uncharacterized protein LOC122609827, whose protein sequence is MEFFNKAKVVRLKSHLNKFLVADEDEQTVRQSRNGSSVRARWTVETVEGKSHSIRLRSCSSGKYLTPSMEPFLTGMTGKKVVLDIQANKRDTSVEWEPIKEGEFVKLRTKGGKFLRGNGGTPPWRNSVTYDLPVRTATQDWVLWVVEVVDLESLESNLSTMSSFSSVPDVDRVPGEGPRGSVSCNGSPLASGRLQSGMEFFHRAKMVRLQSQHNKYMVADDDEETVRQSHNASSSRARWTVEYVEGNPNVIRLKSCHGLYLSATNESFLLGLTGKKVQQYSAQRKPDHTTEWEPIKESTLYVKLRTRDGKFLRANSGPPPYKNSITHDIPHRTATQDWVLWGVDVVDISLSDTDSVMSSVSSFSSVVEDYSGSPEIETPRRSLLSQNSGSSLPVAVSSSFKDKAAKLSSGMDFFRKAKTIRLKSHHNKYLLSTKDGENVLQDRNATTKQSIWTIEFVTGFDNVVRLKSMDGKYLTASEDQTMLGTGRKVVLTSPQKLNSSLDWEPIRDGFHVLLKTRYGNYLRANSGLPPWRNSVTHDIPYTHHDWILWDIETVEARIEEKEPQPELVDSDLDSDFDSFSLRTPKSGSAEVGGFWESNNNKAVKSEGRMVYYTVVDDDGNSGDDAYAEMSLVFKGNGLADLTGILKEQTGLDDIVICSRNPLNGKLFPLRLALPPNHTVMHVVVVPSTSKVALGF, encoded by the exons ATGGAGTTTTTCAATAAGGCCAAAGTTGTAAGACTTAAGAGCCACCTTAACAAGTTTTTGGTGGCAGATGAGGATGAACAAACCGTACGACAAAGTAGAAATGGCTCATCGGTTCGAGCCAGATGGACCGTAGAAACGGTGGAAGGCAAGAGCCATAGCATTCGTCTTAGAAGCTGTTCCTCAGGGAAATATCTAACTCCTTCAATGGAGCCATTTTTGACTGGGATGACTGGAAAGAAAGTTGTGTTAGATATCCAAGCCAATAAGAGAGATACATCTGTCGAATGGGAGCCGATCAAGGAAGGCGAGTTCGTCAAGTTGAGGACCAAAGGCGGAAAGTTTTTGAGGGGTAATGGGGGCACGCCCCCTTGGCGAAATTCTGTTACTTATGACTTGCCTGTACGGACCGCGACGCAGGATTGGGTGTTGTGGGTTGTTGAGGTGGTCGATTTGGAGTCGTTGGAGAGTAATTTGTCGACGATGTCGAGTTTTTCGTCCGTGCCCGATGTTGACCGGGTTCCGGGTGAAGGTCCGAGGGGCTCGGTTTCGTGTAATGGGTCACCACTCGCAAGCGGTAGACTACAG AGCGGTATGGAGTTTTTTCATAGAGCAAAAATGGTTAGACTACAGAGTCAGCATAACAAGTACATGGTAGCCGATGACGATGAAGAAACGGTTAGGCAAAGCCATAACGCGTCATCTTCGAGAGCCCGTTGGACCGTTGAGTATGTGGAAGGAAATCCGAATGTTATAAGGCTAAAGAGTTGTCATGGGTTATACCTTAGCGCGACAAACGAGTCTTTTCTACTTGGTTTGACTGGAAAAAAGGTACAACAATATTCGGCTCAAAGGAAACCAGACCATACTACGGAATGGGAACCTATAAAGGAAAGCACGCTCTATGTTAAGCTTCGTACGAGGGATGGAAAGTTCTTGAGGGCAAATAGCGGTCCTCCACCTTATAAGAACTCGATCACACACGATATACCTCATCGAACTGCCACACAAGATTGGGTTTTGTGGGGGGTTGATGTTGTTGATATTTCGTTGTCTGATACAGATTCTGTAATGAGTTCGGTATCTAGTTTTTCGTCTGTGGTGGAGGACTACTCGGGGTCACCAGAAATCGAGACCCCGAGAAGAAGTTTGCTATCACAAAACAGTGGATCATCTTTGCCAGTTGCGGTCTCTAGCTCTTTCAAAGATAAAGCAGCAAAACTG AGCAGCGGAATGGACTTCTTCAGAAAAGCAAAAACCATTAGGCTTAAAAGCCACCACAACAAGTATCTACTATCCACAAAAGATGGTGAAAATGTGTTGCAAGACCGTAACGCGACAACAAAACAATCCATTTGGACAATTGAGTTTGTTACCGGTTTTGATAATGTCGTTAGATTAAAATCCATGGATGGGAAGTACCTCACAGCATCTGAAGATCAAACAATGCTGGGTACTGGTCGTAAAGTTGTCCTAACTTCGCCACAAAAACTAAATTCATCGCTAGACTGGGAACCTATACGTGATGGGTTCCATGTTTTATTGAAAACACGTTATGGGAATTATTTACGGGCTAATAGTGGGTTACCTCCTTGGAGAAACTCGGTTACTCATGATATACCTTATACACATCATGATTGGATATTGTGGGATATTGAAACTGTTGAAGCCAGAATAGAGGAAAAGGAGCCACAACCTGAATTGGTTGATTCGGATTTGGATTCTGATTTTGACTCGTTTTCTCTTAGGACACCTAAGTCGGGTTCTGCTGAG GTTGGTGGTTTTTGGgagagtaataataataaggctGTAAAGAGTGAAGGGAGGATGGTGTACTATACAGTGGTTGACGATGATGGGAATTCTGGGGATGATGCTTATGCAGAAATGTCATTGGTATTCAAGGGGAATGGGTTAGCGGATTTGACTGGAATTTTGAAAGAACAAACAGGGTTAGATGATATAGTTATTTGCTCAAGGAACCCACTGAATGGCAAGCTTTTCCCTTTGCGGTTAGCATTGCCACCAAACCACACGGTCATGCACGTTGTTGTAGTTCCTTCTACTTCCAAAG TTGCATTAGGATTTTAG
- the LOC122579225 gene encoding beta-glucuronosyltransferase GlcAT14B, translated as MKKPKTTTYNYTHHHIRKWILPLISILTLFLLTIIFLISPPYFPLLIKIPSSIFVEHKLTPLPISTLPPPPRLAYLISGSKHDCRMLIRVLLSIYHPNNRYIVHLDADSSPDDRLHLFNFIQTHPLFSKFGNVKMISKANLVTYRGPTMVANTLHAAAVLLRDGVHWDWFINLSASDYPLVTQDDLLHTFSYLPRDLNFVHHTSKIGWKESKRAKPVIVDPGLYMTKKSDVFWITQRRSVPTAFKLFTGSAWMVLSRPFVDFCIWGWDNLPRTVLMYYANFISSPEGYFHTVVCNAKQFRNTTVNSDLHFISWDNPPKQHPHYLTMDHMQRMIDSNAPFARKFHKDDPVLDKIDSELLNRGPGMIVPGGWCSGSSSNGSDPCSFVGNMTLLKPTSGAKRLGNLISSLLSRQSFRPKQCK; from the exons atgaaaaaaccaaaaacaacaaCATATAATTACACACATCATCATATAAGAAAATGGATCCTCCCCTTGATTTCAATCCTAACCCTCTTCCTCCTCACAATAATATTCCTAATTTCCCCACCTTATTTCcctcttttaataaaaatcccATCTTCCATTTTCGTGGAACACAAACTGACTCCACTTCCAATCTCCACCCTCCCTCCACCGCCCCGTCTCGCCTACTTAATTTCCGGTTCCAAACACGATTGTCGAATGTTAATTCGTGTTTTGCTGTCCATTTACCACCCCAATAATAGGTACATTGTTCATTTAGACGCCGATTCATCCCCTGATGACAGACTTCACCTCTTTAACTTCATTCAAACCCATCCTTTGTTTTCGAAATTTGGGAATGTGAAAATGATTAGTAAGGCTAATTTGGTTACGTATCGTGGGCCCACTATGGTTGCCAATACCCTTCACGCTGCTGCTGTTTTGTTGCGTGATGGGGTCCACTGGGATTGGTTTATTAATCTTAGTGCTTCTGATTATCCCCTTGTTACCCAAGATG atttgttGCATACATTTTCGTATTTACCAAGGGATTTGAATTTTGTTCATCATACGAGTAAAATTGGATGGAAAGA gtcgaAAAGAGCAAAGCCAGTTATAGTTGATCCGGGATTGTATATGACGAAAAAATCTGATGTTTTTTGGATCACACAAAGAAGGAGTGTGCCTACTGCATTCAAATTATTTACAG GGTCTGCTTGGATGGTATTATCACGACCTTTTGTTGACTTCTGTATATGGGGCTGGGACAACTTGCCCCGAACCGTCCTAATGTATTATGCAAATTTTATCTCATCTCCCGAAGGCTATTTTCACACAGTTGTATGCAATGCAAAACAGTTTCGCAATACTACAGTCAACAGCGATCTACACTTCATATCATGGGACAACCCTCCGAAACAACATCCCCATTACCTCACTATGGATCACATGCAGAGAATGATCGACAGTAATGCTCCTTTTGCAAGAAAGTTCCATAAAGATGATCCTGTACTAGACAAGATCGACTCTGAACTTCTTAATCGTGGCCCAGGAATGATTGTTCCTGGAGGGTGGTGCAGTGGAAGTAGTTCGAATGGGTCAGACCCGTGCTCTTTTGTGGGAAATATGACACTACTCAAGCCTACATCGGGTGCAAAGAGGCTCGGGAATTTAATTAGTTCCCTTTTGTCAAGACAGAGTTTCAGACCAAAGCAATGCAAATAG
- the LOC122580522 gene encoding transcription initiation factor TFIID subunit 8-like: MKTRKKTTRTLSSQSQLNLFQSSDFHTAVAKIAVTQICKSAGYAAAQTTALETLTNITVRYLQSIAKSAVISAVSTGRTECNLYDVIRGFEDLHYDVGFTGNENPNKRLYRLADSSILLDIMKFVYRNREIPFAKPLPRGCHVDSQCLFRDSEKVLKHVPRWLPDFPVIIEKEEKAVVADVENEGEKIMKKIVVGDLAVKREKVNFKINERSSGRNSKNEIKVESGIRKGVKRISCHND, from the coding sequence ATGAAGACGAGGAAGAAGACAACAAGAACTTTATCATCACAATCTCAACTCAATCTTTTCCAATCATCGGATTTTCACACCGCCGTCGCTAAAATCGCCGTCACGCAAATCTGCAAATCCGCTGGATACGCCGCCGCTCAAACTACCGCACTCGAAACCCTAACTAACATCACCGTGAGGTACCTTCAATCAATAGCGAAATCCGCCGTCATCTCCGCCGTATCCACTGGCCGTACAGAATGCAACCTGTATGACGTAATCCGTGGATTTGAAGACTTACATTATGACGTTGGATTTACCGGTAACGAAAATCCTAATAAACGGTTATATAGACTTGCTGACTCATCGATTCTTCTAGATATTATGAAGTTTGTGTATCGGAATCGCGAGATTCCTTTTGCGAAGCCGTTGCCACGTGGATGTCACGTGGATTCGCAGTGTTTGTTTCGTGACAGTGAGAAAGTATTGAAGCATGTTCCTAGATGGTTACCGGATTTTCCGGTAATtattgaaaaagaagaaaaagcgGTTGTGGCTGACGTGGAAAATGAGGGTGAAAAAATTATGAAGAAAATAGTTGTGGGCGACTTAGCGGTAAAAAGGGAAAAAGTAAATTTTAAGATCAATGAAAGGAGTAGTGGTAGAAATAGTAAAAATGAGATTAAAGTTGAATCTGGAATTCGTAAAGGTGTAAAAAGGATTTCATGCCATAATGATTAA